In Halapricum desulfuricans, a single window of DNA contains:
- a CDS encoding inositol monophosphatase family protein, which translates to MDYERELDAAIRAASAGMAAIADWRGDGTEAGGTDLRDAGETETKTSVNDMVTAADQASQDAILEILTSAFPDDSVVGEEGTGEHYSGHGREWVVDPIDGTANFAVGLPYYCVSIALVVDGTPQVGVVASPPRALDRLWYGVRGEGAFVHHGVDDVTDAADLDGTPLAVSDRDELAGAVVFGRLSERDADVRAVDEITVREVLDREGQFRRPGSAAINLAQVAAGHADGYLILSIQEWDVAAGLLLVEEAGGTVRRRPSRIEDSSIEVIVSNGYIQADLEAIAAEAIEQAET; encoded by the coding sequence ATGGACTACGAGAGAGAACTCGACGCGGCGATCCGGGCCGCGAGTGCCGGGATGGCAGCGATAGCAGACTGGCGCGGGGACGGGACCGAGGCCGGCGGGACCGACCTCCGCGACGCCGGCGAAACCGAGACCAAGACGAGTGTCAACGACATGGTCACGGCCGCCGATCAGGCCAGTCAGGACGCGATCCTCGAAATACTGACGTCCGCGTTCCCCGACGATAGCGTCGTCGGCGAGGAAGGAACGGGTGAACACTACAGCGGCCACGGCCGGGAGTGGGTCGTCGATCCGATCGACGGGACGGCTAACTTCGCCGTCGGCCTCCCGTATTACTGTGTCTCGATCGCGCTGGTCGTCGATGGCACCCCGCAGGTCGGGGTCGTCGCCTCGCCCCCGCGAGCGCTCGACCGGCTCTGGTACGGCGTCCGCGGAGAGGGTGCGTTCGTCCACCACGGAGTCGACGACGTGACCGACGCAGCCGACCTCGACGGGACTCCCCTCGCGGTCAGCGATCGGGACGAACTCGCCGGTGCAGTCGTGTTCGGCCGACTGAGCGAGCGCGACGCCGACGTCCGGGCGGTCGACGAGATCACGGTCAGGGAGGTCCTCGATCGGGAGGGGCAGTTCCGGCGGCCGGGCAGCGCCGCGATCAACCTCGCGCAGGTCGCGGCGGGCCACGCCGACGGCTATCTGATCCTCTCGATCCAGGAGTGGGACGTCGCGGCCGGTCTCCTGCTGGTCGAGGAGGCCGGCGGCACGGTCCGGCGACGCCCCTCCCGCATCGAAGACAGCTCTATCGAGGTGATCGTCTCGAACGGCTACATCCAGGCTGATCTCGAAGCGATCGCTGCCGAGGCGATCGAACAGGCCGAAACGTAG
- the cysK gene encoding cysteine synthase A, with translation MNVAADVTELIGETPLVRVESIAPNLLVKLESFNPYSVKDRIAREMLDSAAEAGELTDETVVIEPTSGNTGIGLAAVCAARDQELILTMPESMSEERRKLLRALGAELELTDSDSGMSGAIERADELATEYGDTFVPQQFDNPANPKTHRRTTGPELDEATDGDLDVFVAGVGTGGTITGVGTYFEQADTDIDLIAVEPEDSAVLSGGEAGSHGIQGIGAGFVPEVLERDLLDEVRTVGRDDAIETARRLASEEGIAGGISTGANVHVAAEVARERPDELVATIVCDPGERYLSTDLYDV, from the coding sequence ATGAACGTCGCAGCTGACGTGACGGAACTGATCGGAGAGACGCCGCTGGTTCGGGTCGAGTCGATCGCGCCGAACCTGCTTGTGAAGCTGGAATCGTTCAATCCCTATTCGGTCAAAGACCGGATCGCCCGCGAGATGCTCGATTCGGCCGCCGAGGCGGGCGAGTTGACAGACGAGACAGTTGTCATCGAGCCCACGAGCGGGAACACGGGGATCGGGCTGGCAGCGGTCTGTGCCGCCCGGGACCAGGAGTTGATTCTGACAATGCCCGAATCGATGAGCGAGGAGCGGCGCAAGCTCCTCCGCGCGCTTGGAGCCGAGCTGGAGCTGACCGACTCTGATAGCGGGATGAGCGGCGCGATAGAGCGTGCCGACGAACTCGCCACGGAATACGGGGACACCTTCGTCCCCCAGCAGTTCGACAATCCCGCCAACCCGAAGACCCACCGGCGGACGACGGGGCCGGAACTGGACGAGGCGACCGACGGCGATCTGGACGTGTTCGTCGCCGGCGTCGGGACCGGCGGGACGATCACGGGTGTCGGGACCTATTTCGAGCAAGCCGATACTGACATCGACCTGATCGCCGTCGAACCGGAAGACTCGGCGGTGCTGTCCGGCGGCGAGGCGGGCAGTCACGGCATCCAGGGGATCGGAGCCGGATTCGTGCCCGAGGTTCTGGAGCGCGATCTGCTGGACGAGGTCCGTACGGTCGGCAGGGACGACGCGATCGAGACGGCCCGACGACTCGCCAGCGAGGAGGGGATCGCCGGCGGGATCTCGACGGGCGCGAACGTCCACGTCGCCGCGGAGGTTGCGCGTGAACGACCGGACGAGCTCGTCGCGACAATCGTCTGTGATCCCGGCGAGCGGTATCTCTCGACGGACCTGTACGATGTCTAG
- a CDS encoding alpha-amylase domain-containing protein codes for MHRDRRGTAVSDEATDWNASDVAGFSTGVSLPDERTPATGEPVGLQYFDYDDDLGPEGDHWTRIAREADRIARAGYSAVWVQPPMEPNTPDSNGYNPRDHLTWDSPLGTESEFEAMVDRLANAQAGEVEVYIDAIVNHTATDDPGDGTYAHLDDPDHYHHPHEGGRTTMQLFDLWDLDQTNPEVTRHLRAYVEKIAQTGCAGVRWDAAKHVPMWYFEEFLNDWADQHDFFRVGEVFDGDTDFLEAYADTGMRTFDYPLFFTMHDAFHEGGDLRWLEGALQHEDSLLGRDPDSAATFVANHDEGPPQLSRLAYAFILTAPGYPFVYTNYATAEGVDYDAEWLSNLVWIKRTLADGEQFVRHADRDLFVHERYRNLLTGINKADCPRTEWVYTGWEETTLRDYTGSGDVIEADEDGWVELTVPAKGWVCYAPA; via the coding sequence ATGCACAGGGACAGACGGGGCACGGCAGTGTCGGACGAGGCGACTGACTGGAACGCAAGCGACGTCGCGGGGTTCTCAACCGGCGTATCGCTCCCCGACGAGCGGACGCCGGCCACGGGCGAGCCAGTCGGACTGCAGTATTTCGACTACGACGACGACTTGGGGCCTGAAGGGGACCACTGGACGCGGATTGCCCGTGAGGCCGACCGGATCGCCCGGGCGGGGTACAGCGCTGTCTGGGTCCAGCCGCCGATGGAGCCGAACACGCCCGATAGCAACGGCTACAATCCTCGCGACCACCTCACGTGGGACTCGCCGCTCGGCACCGAGTCCGAGTTCGAGGCGATGGTTGATCGCCTCGCCAACGCACAGGCTGGCGAGGTCGAGGTCTACATCGACGCGATCGTCAACCACACCGCGACGGACGATCCGGGCGACGGAACCTACGCGCACCTCGACGACCCGGACCACTACCACCACCCCCACGAGGGCGGTCGGACGACGATGCAGCTGTTCGACCTGTGGGACCTCGATCAGACCAACCCGGAGGTCACCCGTCACCTCCGGGCGTACGTCGAGAAGATCGCCCAGACGGGCTGTGCCGGGGTCCGCTGGGACGCCGCAAAGCATGTCCCGATGTGGTACTTCGAGGAGTTCCTCAACGACTGGGCCGACCAACACGACTTCTTCCGGGTCGGCGAGGTCTTCGACGGCGATACCGACTTCCTGGAGGCCTACGCCGACACGGGGATGCGTACCTTCGACTACCCCCTCTTTTTCACGATGCACGACGCCTTCCACGAGGGCGGGGACCTCCGCTGGCTGGAGGGGGCTCTCCAGCACGAGGACTCGCTGCTCGGGCGCGACCCTGACAGTGCCGCAACCTTCGTCGCCAACCACGACGAGGGGCCGCCACAGCTCTCGCGGCTGGCCTACGCCTTTATCCTCACGGCCCCGGGCTACCCGTTCGTGTACACCAACTACGCCACGGCCGAGGGCGTCGACTACGACGCCGAGTGGCTGTCGAACCTCGTCTGGATCAAGCGCACACTCGCGGACGGTGAGCAGTTCGTCCGCCACGCCGATCGCGATCTGTTTGTCCACGAGCGCTATCGGAATCTCCTGACGGGGATCAACAAGGCCGACTGTCCCCGCACCGAGTGGGTTTACACCGGCTGGGAGGAGACGACGCTTCGGGATTACACCGGGAGCGGTGACGTGATCGAGGCCGACGAGGACGGCTGGGTCGAGTTGACCGTCCCCGCGAAAGGCTGGGTCTGTTACGCGCCGGCCTGA